One segment of Tamandua tetradactyla isolate mTamTet1 chromosome 13, mTamTet1.pri, whole genome shotgun sequence DNA contains the following:
- the LRRC18 gene encoding leucine-rich repeat-containing protein 18 isoform X1 produces the protein MAKGGKGPRGKKITLKVAKNCIKVTFDGRKRLDLSKMGITTFPKCILRLNDVDELDLSRNMIRKIPDSISKFQNLRWLDLHSNYIDRLPESIGQMGALLYLNISNNKLTSNGLPVEMNQLKNIRTLNLGLNHLDSVPTTLGALKELHEVGLNDNLLSHVPQSIAKLPKLKKLNTKRNPFPKGDESDAFIDSIKRLDTLYLVDEKDLCGPCLRKCQQARDRLNRIKTTTVGLPRKPMFPNLVSPNSMAKDSQEDWRLHSNITLQ, from the exons atggccaaGGGAGGGAAAGGCCCCAGAGGCAAGAAGATCACCCTAAAGGTAGCCAAGAACTGCATCAAAGTCACGTTCGACGGGAGGAAACGCCTGGACTTGAGCaagatgggaatcaccaccttcCCCAAGTGCATCCTGCGACTCAACGACGTGGACGAGCTCGACCTGAGCCGGAACATGATCAGAAAGATCCCTGACTCCATCTCCAAGTTCCAGAACCTGCGCTGGCTGGACCTGCATAGCAACTACATCGACCGGCTGCCCGAGTCCATCGGGCAAATGGGCGCCCTGCTCTACCTCAACATCAGCAACAACAAGCTGACCAGCAACGGGCTGCCCGTGGAGATGAACCAGCTCAAGAACATCCGCACCCTCAACCTGGGCCTGAACCACCTGGACAGCGTGCCCACCACCCTGGGGGCCCTGAAGGAGCTGCACGAGGTGGGGCTCAACGACAACCTGCTCAGCCACGTCCCCCAGAGCATCGCCAAGCTCCCCAAGCTGAAAAAGCTCAACACGAAGCGGAACCCCTTCCCCAAGGGGGACGAGTCGGACGCGTTCATCGATTCCATCAAGCGGCTGGACACCCTGTATCTGGTCGACGAGAAGGACCTGTGCGGGCCCTGCCTACGCAAATGCCAGCAGGCCCGGGACAGGCTGAACCGAATCAAGACCACGACCGTGGGGCTCCCGAGAAAGCCCATGTTTCCCAACTTGGTCTCACCCAACTCCATGGCAAAGGATTCCCAGGAAGACTGGAG GTTACACTCAAACATCACTCTACAGTAG
- the LRRC18 gene encoding leucine-rich repeat-containing protein 18 isoform X2, whose amino-acid sequence MAKGGKGPRGKKITLKVAKNCIKVTFDGRKRLDLSKMGITTFPKCILRLNDVDELDLSRNMIRKIPDSISKFQNLRWLDLHSNYIDRLPESIGQMGALLYLNISNNKLTSNGLPVEMNQLKNIRTLNLGLNHLDSVPTTLGALKELHEVGLNDNLLSHVPQSIAKLPKLKKLNTKRNPFPKGDESDAFIDSIKRLDTLYLVDEKDLCGPCLRKCQQARDRLNRIKTTTVGLPRKPMFPNLVSPNSMAKDSQEDWRSIPD is encoded by the exons atggccaaGGGAGGGAAAGGCCCCAGAGGCAAGAAGATCACCCTAAAGGTAGCCAAGAACTGCATCAAAGTCACGTTCGACGGGAGGAAACGCCTGGACTTGAGCaagatgggaatcaccaccttcCCCAAGTGCATCCTGCGACTCAACGACGTGGACGAGCTCGACCTGAGCCGGAACATGATCAGAAAGATCCCTGACTCCATCTCCAAGTTCCAGAACCTGCGCTGGCTGGACCTGCATAGCAACTACATCGACCGGCTGCCCGAGTCCATCGGGCAAATGGGCGCCCTGCTCTACCTCAACATCAGCAACAACAAGCTGACCAGCAACGGGCTGCCCGTGGAGATGAACCAGCTCAAGAACATCCGCACCCTCAACCTGGGCCTGAACCACCTGGACAGCGTGCCCACCACCCTGGGGGCCCTGAAGGAGCTGCACGAGGTGGGGCTCAACGACAACCTGCTCAGCCACGTCCCCCAGAGCATCGCCAAGCTCCCCAAGCTGAAAAAGCTCAACACGAAGCGGAACCCCTTCCCCAAGGGGGACGAGTCGGACGCGTTCATCGATTCCATCAAGCGGCTGGACACCCTGTATCTGGTCGACGAGAAGGACCTGTGCGGGCCCTGCCTACGCAAATGCCAGCAGGCCCGGGACAGGCTGAACCGAATCAAGACCACGACCGTGGGGCTCCCGAGAAAGCCCATGTTTCCCAACTTGGTCTCACCCAACTCCATGGCAAAGGATTCCCAGGAAGACTGGAG GAGCATTCCAGACTAA